AAATCAATAAAATTCTCTGTTAATTTTTCCATTTCAGAATATCTCTGATATTTCGGTGACTTTTCTAAAAAAGGGGTTTTTTGATGTCAATTAAAATATGTGATTCGTTTTTAGTAAAGCATTTTAACTGTTAATGAATCAAGGTTGGTTTGGTAATATTCAGAGTCATAATTTAACGAATTAACAGCATTTTTTTCACAGATATAAAATCGTTCGTTCTGAATTTTAAAAAGTAAATTCCTGATGCAGTGTGGTTCCCATTTTCATCTCTTCCGTTCCAATTTATGTGGTGAAGCGACTCCGTCGCTTTTGTATCGACAGAGTTGAAACACTCCAAAACTCTAACTTTCTGTCCTTTGAGATTATAGATAGAAATTTCTGCGTTCTCTCCGATCTTTGAGGTAAAATTAAAAGAAATAGTCGTCGAAGAATTGAAAGGATTCGGATAAACATTTATAAAGAATTCTTCGGTTTCAGTCATTGGATCATCGATAGAAGTTTCTCCGATTTCATAGAGAAGTTGGATTAGAAAATCGTTTACTTCATCTTCGTAAAAGAAATAAAGAGGAAATCCCAAAAGAACGAAAGTTCCGTTAGGTTGAGATTTTAATCCGCAAATCTTTCATTCATATTCGCTGCCTTCAGTTCCGATAAATGCAAAAATACCGTTATCTGTTTCAGGAAAAATACAGGAATAGGGAAGAGTTCCGTTAAATGCCGGATTCAATTTGTCGGGATCGATATTCAGATCATTATAATCTTCGGAAGAAGCTCCGATAAATTCCCAGGCAGCAACAATTTCAACTTGCTCGCAATTGGAAAAATTACTGATGAAATGTATTGGAATTTCATTTGCAGTTTTCCAGCCGGAAATGATCAGGTTTCCTCCTCCAGCCAGGTAACAACCCAGATTATCGATGTTATCCATAATAAAATGTTGGGATAGGTCATCATCGTGCCAGATAATTGTTGAATAATCTATCAGAAATTCCAAACTCGGTTCTCCTTCCTGTTCATAATCATAAACTGTAAAATCAGGAGCAATTACATTTTGATAAAAATTATCGACCATCTCATCATCAGGATTTCCCTGACCTCCGGTTCCATCTCTCGTTTCATCGATCACCAGG
This region of Candidatus Cloacimonadota bacterium genomic DNA includes:
- a CDS encoding T9SS type A sorting domain-containing protein, translated to MGFPLYFFYEDEVNDFLIQLLYEIGETSIDDPMTETEEFFINVYPNPFNSSTTISFNFTSKIGENAEISIYNLKGQKVRVLECFNSVDTKATESLHHINWNGRDENGNHTASGIYFLKFRTNDFISVKKMLLIR